In Trichoderma breve strain T069 chromosome 4, whole genome shotgun sequence, the following proteins share a genomic window:
- a CDS encoding FYVE zinc finger domain-containing protein, whose amino-acid sequence MSGRRLGGGRILGSGKGLGPTPPAVPRSSSPFAPSESTVSIASSSISPPASGSLADLTQDIGASISVGAQPKGGAAGASSLVCPICSEEMVTLLQLNRHIDDTHQELPAEEQNEVKTWFDKQVLKAKRFQPLSMINMKLRGLEVFESNESNPITPPLPTGTSSSSKLPIETPIDPEEFITRSHWQRSTGYDMCTDPTCGKGLGPINGNVNCRKCGRLFCEQHTMYQMKLSRSASHEPVRGYWARVCETCYKSREGYNDHNGTMVDHTDMFKAVRRNKVERHTLEVSRLEKRLTKLTRLLANSPEALANPSNGSLLGPVQSLTGQKNPRKLIEQSVVTWEEDDKVPECPFCRQEFGSWTFRRHHCRICGRVVCGDPQTGCSSEVSLSIAGPTGPGAEKPPSSAGNGHMAVDIRMCKECNSTIFSSRDFAASLSYRPPDQRAYETLRQFERGIRQLLPSFHRALQALQPEVKENGEVDLNKPPPTHAQIQEASKIRKRLIDSFSKYGSAAKRLRDLNTDSPTQQRLQVAVYAYASSFLHTNMLPLKNLPQMLRHRSTPSTSSSHSHFLPSTNHSTSSLRHSELAESENASQAPSETSTVVSLLETEEKDLKERLAVLEEQKFMVEEMVRSAHGARRFEEVSALSRNLDELTGEIQGLRKKIGDVEKKWEVAYRNGA is encoded by the exons ATGTCTGGACGCAggctcggcggcggcaggaTCCTGGGCAGCGGCAAGGGCCTTGGCCCGACCCCTCCGGCTGTGCCTCGATCATCCAGTCCGTTTGCCCCGTCCGAGAGCACCGTTTCTatcgcctcttcttcgataTCGCCGCCTGCTAGTGGGAGTTTGGCCGACTTGACTCAGGATATTGGCGCCAGCATCAGCGTGGGAGCACAACCAAAGGGCGGCGCAGCCGGTGCGTCGAGCCTTGTGTGTCCCATCTGCAGCGAGGAGATG GTCACGCTGCTCCAGCTCAACCGCCACATCGACGACACCCACCAAGAACTCCCAGCCGAAGAACAAAATGAGGTCAAGACTTGGTTCGACAAACAGGTCCTCAAAGCGAAGCGCTTCCAGCCGCTGTCCATGATCAACATGAAGCTGCGCGGCCTCGAAGTTTTCGAATCCAACGAATCCAACCCGATcacgccgccgctgccgacAGGAAcaagctcttccagcaaACTGCCTATAGAGACGCCCATCGACCCAGAGGAATTCATAACCAGAAGTCATTGGCAACGCTCGACGGGGTACGATATGTGTACGGATCCTACTTGTGGAAAGGGGCTTGGCCCTATAAACGGAAACGTCAACTGTAGGAAATGCGGGCGACTCTTTTGCGAGCAGCACACCATGTATCAGATGAAGCTCAGCAGGAGTGCAAGCCATGAGCCCGTTCGAGGTTACTGGGCACGAGTCTGCGAGACATGCTACAAGTCTAGGGAAGGATACAACGACCACAACGGGACCATGGTCGATCATACGGACATGTTCAAGGCTGTTAGGCGGAACAAGGTCGAAAGACATACCTTGGAGGTTTCACGACTGGAGAAGCGATTAACCAAACTTACGAGACTACTTGCAAACTCACCGGAGGCACTTGCCAACCCATCAAACGGCTCATTGCTAGGTCCTGTCCAATCTTTGACTGGACAAAAGAACCCTCGGAAATTAATTGAACAGTCAGTTGTGACatgggaggaggatgacaaGGTACCGGAATGCCCCTTTTGCCGCCAGGAGTTCGGCTCCTGGACATTTAGGCGACATCACTGCCGAATATGTGGCCGCGTAGTATGCGGAGACCCTCAAACTGGCTGCTCATCAGAAGTTAGTTTAAGCATCGCTGGAC CAACCGGCCCCGGCGCGGAGAAGCCGCCTTCGTCTGCCGGCAATGGCCATATGGCCGTGGATATTAGAATGTGCAAGGAATGTAACAGCACCATTTTCTCTAGTCGCGACTTTGCAGCGTCATTATCGTATAGACCTCCGGATCAGCGAGCCTACGAAACGCTTCGCCAGTTTGAGCGTGGCATACGGCAGCTTCTACCGAGTTTCCATCGGGCGCTTCAGGCTCTACAACCAGAGGTCAAAGAGAATGGGGAAGTCGACCTCAACAAACCCCCGCCTACGCACGCGCAAATCCAAGAAGCCAGCAAGATACGGAAACGTCTAATAGATAGTTTCTCCAAATACGGATCCGCTGCCAAGAGGCTTCGCGACTTGAACACCGACAGCCCGACCCAACAGAGATTACAAGTCGCGGTTTATGCTTATGCAAGCTCATTTTTGCACACCAATATGCTGCCGCTGAAGAACCTACCGCAGATGCTGCGCCACAGATCTACGCCTTCGACCTCCTCATCACATTCacattttcttccttcgACGAATCATTCGACGTCAAGCCTGCGGCATTCAGAACTTGCCGAGTCCGAGAACGCTTCTCAGGCGCCCAGCGAGACGAGCACGGTAGTCAGCCTGTTGGAgacggaagaaaaagaccTGAAAGAACGCCTCGCCGTCCTCGAAGAGCAAAAGTTTATGGTTGAGGAAATGGTCAGGTCGGCCCATGGCGCGAGGAGATTCGAGGAAGTCAGTGCGCTGTCTAGGAATTTGGACGAGCTTACTGGTGAGATTCAGGggctgaggaagaagattggggatgtggagaagaagtgggAGGTGGCATATCGGAATGGTGCCTAG
- a CDS encoding ankyrin repeats (many copies) domain-containing protein: protein MSQQSQTGRAASFNRGYNGGVDGPQIYSASYSGVDVYEMEVNNVAVMRRRHDSWLNATQILKVAGVDKGKRTKILEKEIQIGEHEKVQGGYGKYQGTWIKFERGVEVCRQYGVEELLRPLLTYDMGQDGGVAGRGDFNTPTKEQAMAAQRKRMYNAGGDGRPNGLSGTFFKNISSTASHAVAAISKARFGSPGPRSRNGPSRAPSFSRQPSMQNGDDFPGNSQQSYTSDYTNQGVDSAYSTQQQQQQQQQHQQQSQHQQQQPNGSVSMPDNEPPRKRARVTMTPADRSPTEPNESFVYTQQSQLNDRDAVDEGKGPSPPLPYEMSPDVEMKRSMLMGLFMDSATEELSHDMLQTFTPLELDMPIDPQSHTALHWAATLARMPLLRALITAGASPRRVNASGETALMRACLVTNSMDQGSFPDLLEVLGGTIEFRDHKGRTVLHHIAVTSAVKGRNAASRYYLESLLEWVVRQGSVPNSQATQLNGNDSSGDTALNIAARIGNRSIISQLLEVGADPEIANRVGLRPLDFGIGGENAEGKLNGDAAAEKNGAPGSSQRSRESSDEIIDSITHLLNETGATFQQEMKSKQASLDNLHSTLRTTSTQLGEARRSVEQITATLKKQQLARQKVANLTHAREDDQFRIMNEQSNAAQSNPSSSWETELAAMLEAADEASTSGGFASEGMLPSATILRARIRAIESRREVTRKMVMALKGRSRDVEVKYRRVVALCTGVPETEVDAVVDGLLKAVESEKDELEIGRVRRFLGGVEGVVH from the exons ATGAGCCAGCAGTCACAAACAGGGCGTGCGGCCTCATTTAACCGCGGCTACAATGGCGGCGTCGACGGACCTCAAATCTACTCG GCGTCGTATTCGGGTGTCGATGTGTACGAGATGGAAGTAAACAACGTGGCCGTCATGCGCCGTCGCCACGATTCCTGGCTGAATGCCACGCAGATTCTCAAAGTCGCCGGCGTCGACAAAGGAAAGCGCACCAAGATCCTCGAGAAGGAGATCCAGATTGGCGAGCACGAAAAGGTGCAGGGAGGCTACGGCAAATATCAGGGCACCTGGATAAAATTCGAGCGAGGAGTCGAAGTCTGCCGCCAGTACGGTGtggaagagctgctgcgaCCATTGTTAACCTACGATATGGGCCAGGATGGCGGTGTTGCAGGCCGAGGCGATTTCAACACACCTACCAAGGAGCAAGCCATGGCAGCACAGAGGAAACGCATGTACaatgctggaggagatggaagacCCAATGGTCTGTCGGGCACCTTTTTCAAAAACATTTCCAGCACCGCCTCACACGCAGTTGCTGCTATCAGCAAAGCTCGTTTTGGCTCCCCTGGACCCCGAAGTCGAAATGGCCCATCAAGAGCCCCCAGCTTTAGCCGCCAACCTTCGATGCAAAATGGCGATGATTTCCCCGGCAACTCGCAGCAAAGTTACACCTCCGACTATACCAACCAAGGCGTCGACTCTGCTTACTCCacacagcagcaacagcaacagcagcaacaacatcaacaacagtcccagcatcaacagcagcaaccgaATGGCAGTGTGAGCATGCCCGACAACGAGCCGCCTAGAAAACGTGCACGGGTCACCATGACTCCCGCCGACA GGTCGCCCACAGAACCGAACGAGTCCTTCGTATATACCCAGCAAAGCCAACTCAACGATCGCGACGCTGTCGACGAAGGCAAGGGCCCGTCACCCCCGCTGCCCTATGAGATGTCTCCTGATGTAGAGATGAAACGAAGCATGCTGATGGGCCTCTTTATGGATTCAGCTACAGAGGAACTATCACATGATATGCTTCAGACATTTACGCCTCTCGAACTTGATATGCCCATTGATCCTCAAAGCCACACCGCCCTTCACTGGGCAGCTACACTAGCACGAATGCCTCTTTTGCGAGCTCTTATCACTGCTGGCGCCTCGCCGCGACGGGTGAATGCATCGGGAGAGACAGCCCTTATGCGGGCATGCCTTGTTACAAACTCCATGGACCAGGGCTCATTCCCAGACCTTCTTGAGGTTCTGGGAGGTACTATTGAGTTTCGCGATCACAAGGGACGAACCGTTTTGCACCACATCGCAGTGACCAGTGCGGTCAAAGGCCGCAACGCTGCCAGCCGATACTATCTCGAGAGTTTACTGGAGTGGGTAGTACGACAGGGCAGCGTCCCCAATAGCCAAGCAACACAGTTGAATGGCAACG ACAGCTCAGGGGACACAGCGCTCAACATTGCGGCTCGGATTGGAAACAGGAGTATAATAtctcagcttctcgaggTCGGAGCCGATCCAGAGATTGCCAACCGCGTTGGCCTACGGCCGTTGGATTTTGGTATTGGCGGTGAAAATGCCGAAGGAAAACTGAATGGCGATGCCGCTGCCGAGAAGAATGGCGCTCCGGGATCCAGCCAGCGAAGTCGTGAGAGCAGCGATGAGATTATTGATT CCATTACTCATCTTCTAAACGAAACTGGTGCCACTTTCCAACAAGAAATGAAGAGCAAACAAGCTTCTCTAGACAACCTACATTCTACCCTCCGAACAACCTCTACCCAACTAGGAGAGGCCCGCCGAAGCGTCGAGCAAATCACTGCCACCCTCAAGAAGCAACAGCTAGCCCGCCAAAAGGTCGCCAATCTTACCCATGCTCGAGAAGACGACCAATTCAGAATCATGAACGAGCAATCCAACGCCGCTCAGTCCAAcccatcgtcatcatgggAAACGGAGCTTGCCGCTATGCTCGAGGCTGCAGATGAAGCTTCAACATCAGGTGGCTTCGCCAGCGAAGGAATGCTGCCCTCTGCGACGATCCTACGAGCACGAATTCGCGCTATCGAGAGCCGCAGAGAAGTTACCCGCAAAATGGTCATGGCCCTCAAGGGAAGGAGCCGCGACGTCGAAGTTAAGTATCGTCGTGTCGTTGCTCTGTGCACGGGCGTCCCAGAGACGGAAGTGGATGCCGTCGTTGACGGTCTTCTCAAGGCTGTTGAAAGCGAGAAAGACGAGCTGGAAATTGGAAGAGTAAGGAGGTTCCTGGGAGGAGTCGAGGGCGTAGTGCACTAG